The Vicia villosa cultivar HV-30 ecotype Madison, WI linkage group LG1, Vvil1.0, whole genome shotgun sequence genome includes a region encoding these proteins:
- the LOC131604455 gene encoding tetraspanin-11-like, translating into MKMFRFRISNTVVGALNILSLLLGLAAVATSAYIHIRGGSDCQKVLQYPLLIGGIFVVIVSGLGIAGSLFGINTALYSYLLVTFLVVVGLAFFTVFAVFVTNRGVGKQISGKGYGEYKVADFSHWLQRYVVNEENWDEFKSCLMDAHVCQNLAFNGGRNNDSLIFKHLSTTQAGCCKPPVYCGFTMKNATFWEVPKSGLASNNSDCATWNNRQDKLCYDCNACKGGVLANIRNQWRHLTVFNAFVLVLVTVIYAMGCYAIRNNRMDSRIEHP; encoded by the exons atGAAAATGTTCCGTTTCCGCATAAGCAACACCGTAGTCGGTGCACTCAACATCCTCTCATTACTCCTCGGCCTCGCCGCCGTCGCTACCTCCGCCTACATCCACATCCGCGGAGGTTCCGACTGTCAAAAGGTCCTTCAGTACCCACTCCTAATCGGCGGTATATTCGTCGTCATTGTGTCGGGACTCGGCATCGCAGGATCGCTGTTCGGAATCAACACGGCACTTTACAGTTACCTTCTGGTGACATTCTTGGTTGTGGTCGGGCTTGCTTTCTTCACCGTGTTTGCTGTGTTTGTCACCAATAGAGGAGTGGGAAAACAGATATCTGGTAAAGGTTATGGTGAGTATAAAGTCGCTGATTTCTCTCACTGGTTGCAACGGTATGTTGTGAATGAAGAGAATTGGGATGAATTCAAGAGTTGTTTGATGGATGCTCATGTTTGTCAGAATCTCGCCTTTAATGGCGGTCGAAATAATGATTCTCTCATCTTCAAACACTTGTCCACAACCCag gcCGGATGCTGTAAGCCGCCGGTGTATTGTGGATTTACGATGAAGAATGCTACGTTTTGGGAAGTGCCGAAGTCGGGTTTGGCTTCGAATAACTCTGATTGTGCGACATGGAATAATAGACAAGACAAACTGTGTTATGACTGCAATGCATGCAAAGGAGGAGTGCTGGCTAATATAAGGAACCAATGGAGACATTTAACTGTGTTCAATGCTTTTGTGCTTGTACTTGTTAC
- the LOC131615798 gene encoding uncharacterized protein LOC131615798 gives MAISSQLGFPDLFVTFTCNPNWPEIKRALSGTGLQPHDRPDIISKVFKIKFDTLMDDITKHHVVGKVIALPKYYIELTFNLIDMYTIEFQKRGLPHAHILIFLHPKSKYPTPSDIDKIISAEIPDPTVHPNLYKLVRAHMMHGPCGLARVTSQCMKNGRCSKYYPKKFIEDTIVDAEGYPLYRRRSKTFTIEKNGYDRITAAVSTNSNQPVDEIQQYLDCRYVSPSEACWRIYSYNIHGRKPAVERMFYHLVGEKPIYYTDYARMENVLETASVTESMFTAWLVANAKYEEAQTLTYGQFVSKFVYHKKKREWKPRKKGFTIGRLIWVPPTTGELFYLRMMLTVAKGPTTYEEIRTVDNIQYDTFRDACFAMGFLEDDKEYIASIKEASHWGTGHFLRKLFVIMLLSGAVNRPAHVWEQTWLLLSDGVLHTQRALAANPELDLTQEELQNLTLIEIEKLLQANRRTLKDFSPIPYPDAYVLEQLGNRLIYDERNYDTTSMNSEFENLFAALIDEQRSIYEKIIHAVESQKPAVFFLHGYGGTGKTYMWRTLAAALRSKHDICLTVATSGIASLLLPGGRTAHSKFRIPVPTMDNSTCKVEFNDDVADMLRQTKLIICDEAPMAHKYAIESLDRTLKDVMSADKNSTDVFGGKVVVFGGDFRQILPVVPRGSHSDIVHCAINASYIWHSVEVLTLTRNMRLRTGSTQTDKNEIAQFSDWLLRIGEGRISEPNDGTAEINIPPDILITEFDDPIVAIIVDQINDHILSLMPGEIRDYYSANSVDKSEIHDPAVVDILTPEFLSSLRTSGLPNHHLKLKVGTPIMLMRNIDQAEGLCNGTRLCITKMAAHVLEASIMGGKGLGNLVYIPRMDMSPSQSPWPFKLNRRQFPIIVSYSMTINKSQGQSLDNVGLYLPKDVFTHGQIYVALSRVTTKKGIKILIHDEEKKFREKTTNVVYKEVFNNV, from the exons ATGGCCATTTCAAGTCAATTGGGATTCCCTGATTTATTTGTTACTTTTACCTGCAACCCAAATTGGCCTGAAATTAAAAGAGCATTGTCAGGCACAGGTCTACAACCCCATGATAGGCCAGATATCATttcaaaagttttcaaaataaagTTTGATACCCTCATGGATGATATTACAAAACACCATGTCGTGGGAAAAGTGATTGCAT TACCAAAATATTACATCGAACTAACTTTCAATTTAATAGATATGTACACCATCGAATTCCAAAAGCGCGGATTGCCACATGCTCACATCTTGATATTCCTACACCCTAAGAGCAAATACCCAACACCATCTGACATAGACAAGATCATTTCTGCTGAAATTCCCGACCCGACTGTTCATCCCAATTTATACAAATTGGTTAGGGCACATATGATGCATGGACCCTGTGGGCTTGCTCGCGTGACCTCACAATGTATGAAGAATGGACGATGTTCTAAATACTACCCCAAAAAGTTTATTGAAGACACTATTGTTGATGCAGAGGGATATCCGTTGTATAGGAGAAGATCAAAAACCTTCACTATTGAAAAAAATG gctatgacagaataacagcagcagTTTCAACAAATAGCAatcaacctgttgatgagatccaACAATATCTCGACTGCAGGTATGTCTCACCCAGTGAAGCATGCTGGCGCATTTACTCTTACAATATTCATGGCAGAAAACCAGCTGTGGAACGTATGTTCTATCATTTGGTTGGGGAGAAACCTATATACTATACAGATTATGCACGCATGGAAAATGTGCTGGAAACTGCAAGTGTGACTGAATCAATGTTTACTGCATGGCTGGTAGCAAATGCTAAATATGAAGAGGCACAAACATTAACTTATGGTCAGTTTGTCTCAAAGTTTGTTTACcacaaaaaaaagagagaatggaAACCGCGGAAAAAAGGCTTCACCATTGGACGTCTCATATGGGTTCCGCCAACAACTGGTGAACTGTTTTACCTGCGCATGATGTTGACGGTGGCAAAAGGACCAACAACATATGAGGAAATCAGGACCGTGGATAACATTCAGTATGATACATTCAGAGATGCATGCTTTGCAATGGGATTTCTTGAAGACGACAAAGAATACATAGCTTCTATAAAGGAGGCAAGTCATTGGGGGACTGGTCATTTTCTTCGAAAACTGTTTGTTATCATGCTTTTGTCTGGTGCTGTTAATCGCCCTGCACATGTTTGGGAACAAACTTGGctcctattatctgatggtgtctTACATACACAAAGAGCATTGGCTGCTAATCCAG AATTGGACCTCACACAAGAAGAGTTACAAAATTTGACTTTAATAGAAATTGAGAAACTGCTTCAGGCAAATAGAAGGACACTAAAGGATTTTAGTCCTATTCCATATCCGGATGCTTATGTTCTTGAACAGTTGGGAAACAGGCTCATATATGATGAGCGTAATTATGATACAACATCAATGAACTCAGAATTTGAAAATCTGTTTGCTGCTCTTATAG ATGAGCAAAgaagtatttatgaaaaaatcATCCACGCTGTGGAGTCTCAAAAACCTGCGGTTTTCTTCCTTCATGGTTATGGTGGTACCGGAAAAACATATATGTGGAGAACACTCGCAGCTGCATTAAGATCAAAACACGATATATGTTTAACTGTTGCAACTAGCGGTATAGCATCATTGTTACTTCCAGGAGGTAGAACTGCACATTCAAAGTTCAGGATACCGGTACCAACTATGGACAATTCTACTTGCAAGGTTGAATTCAACGATGATGTCGCAGACATGTTACGACAGACAAAGCTTATAATATGCGATGAGGCACCAATGGCGCATAAGTATGCAATAGAATCGCTTGACAGAACTTTGAAAGATGTTATGAGTGCAGACAAAAATTCAACTGATGTATTCGGTGGAAAGGTTGTTGTTTTCGGGGGCGATTTCAGACAGATTTTACCTGTCGTCCCCAGAGGCAGTCACTCCGATATTGTACACTGTGCCATAAATGCATCTTACATATGGCATTCAGTTGAGGTATTAACATTGACAAGAAACATGCGGCTACGAACAGGATCAACACAGACTGACAAAAATGAGATAGCACAGTTTTCAGATTGGCTTTTAAGAATAGGAGAGGGCCGAATATCTGAGCCTAATGACGGCACCGCCGAAATCAACATACCACCTGATATTCTGATAACAGAATTTGATGATCCAATCGTGGCCATT ATTGTTGATCAGATCAATGACCATATACTTAGCTTGATGCCAG GAGAGATTCGTGACtactacagcgcaaattcagttgACAAGTCTGAGATTCATGACCCAGCAGTAGTTGATATCCTCACACCAGAATTTCTAAGTTCCCTCCGAACATCAGGATTGCCAAACCATCACTTAAAACTAAAGGTTGGGACACCTATAATGCTCATGAGAAATATAGATCAGGCTGAAGGTTTATGTAACGGCACAAGGCTGTGTATAACAAAGATGGCAGCCCATGTACTGGAGGCTTCAATAATGGGTGGTAAAGGTTTGGGAAATTTGGTTTACATACCTCGAATGGACATGTCACCATCCCAATCACCATGGCCATTCAAACTGAATAGGAGACAGTTCCCTATTATAGTTTCCTATTCTATGACAATTAACAAATCACAGGGACAGTCATTGGATAACGTTGGTTTGTACTTACCGAAAGATGTATTCACACATGGCCAGATTTATGTCGCATTGTCAAGAGTAACAACAAAAAAGGGAATCAAAATACTGATacatgatgaagaaaagaaattcaGGGAGAAAACTACAAATGTTGTGTATAAAGAAGTTTTTAACAATGTCTAA